The Deltaproteobacteria bacterium region GGGGCGGACCCGGGCTCGATCGAGCCGAGCCGAGGCCCGGTCGAATGAGGTGCGGATCGGCTCGGGCCAATCCGCGGATCGGAGATGGGAAGTCGCGGGGCGGTCGGACGCGATCGGGCGTGGGCCACTCGGAGGTCGATGCTGGAGAAGTGAAGCCCGAACCCCGTGACACGCGCGCGGGCCCTGGCACGACGACGTGGGGCGAAGAGGAAACCCGGTGGGGTTCGCGCCGCGCAGGGCCGCGACCTGCCCCGGAGCTTGGCGTCGTCCACCTCGAGCAACGCCCGGACGTCCCGGTGGCGATGGCGCCTTGGCGCATCAATTCCTTGGCGTTCTACAGCACTCTGCGCCCAACAGTTCTCCGAGGCCTGGGCCGCGCATCGAGCGCTCGGTGAACGCATTCGAGACGGGGAAGCCTGGCACGCTACCGCGCGCGTAAGTCGCGGTTCTTGCCTCGGCCGCCGAGCCGCTGGTGCGCGTCGCGCGGGTCGGTCGGCGGCGATGGTCTAAACGATCCGCCGGTCGACGACGCTCGACGGCTCGCCCAGGAGCTCCTCGATCTGCTCGAGCACGGACTCGGGGACGCTCGTGTGAAGCATCGCCCTCCACTCCCGACACTGTTGAAAGTGCGCCGCGGGGAGTGCTGTGGACCGACAGGCCGCGATTCAGTCCTCGCGCTCGAACGAGAGCTCCTTGAAGTCGGGGAGCTTCGCCTGCACGTGCGCCTTCAGCCGGCCGATGAGCTTGGCCTCGATCTGCCGCGCGCGCTCGCGCGAGACGCCGAAGTGATCGCCGATCTCCTGGAGCTTGAGCGGCTCGTCGCTGGTGAGCCGCTTCTCGAAGATGAAGCGCTCCTTGTCGTCGGTGATGGTCTTGGCGAACGCGGCCAGCTCTTGCTGAAAGCGCTGGAGCAGCTCCTGGTCGCCGAGCTTCTCGTCGATGGCCTGCGAGGTCTCCGGGATGCGATCGCCCTGGCTCTGGCGGGAGTCGTCGCCGACGGGCGCCTCGAGCGAGACCTCGTCGTTGCCCAGGCGGCGCTCCATGTCGGTGACGTCCTGCTCGGTCACGTCGAGCCGCTGGGCCAGCAGCTTGGGAGTGGGATCGAAGCCCTGCTGCAGGAGCCGGTCGCGCTCCTTGCGCAGGTTGAAGAAGAGCTTCCGCTGGGCTTGCGTGGTGCCCAGCTTCACCATCCGCCAGTTCTCCATCACGTAGCGGAGGATGAAGGCGCGGATCCACCACGCGGCGTAGGTGGAGAGCTTCACGTTCTTGTACGGATCGAACTTCTTCACCGCGTGCATCAGCCCGACGTTGCCCTCCTGGATCAGGTCGAGCACGTTGAACGCGGTGCGGTGGTACTCGAAGGCGATCTTCACCACGAGGCGCAGGTTGGAGGCGATGAGCGTGCGCGCGGCCTCGAGGTCGCCGGTGTCGCGGTACTTCACGGCGAGGGCGTGCTCCTCCTCGCGGGTGAGCAGCTTGTAGCGGCCGACCTCGTTCATGTACTGCTGCAGCGCATCGCGCGCGCCGCCCGGACGCAGCGGCGCCAGGGCCTTGGCTGGCTTCAGCGGGGCCTCGGCGGGCTCCACCTCGGCGAGCTCGGCGGGCGAAGGCTCGGCGCCCTCGACGTCGGGCTCGGCCTCGCCGTCGGTCGACACCTCGGCCTCGATGGGCTCGGGCGCGGGCTTCTCGCCCTTCTTCGCGCGCGGCTTGCGCTCTTTGCCAGGCGGCAGCATCCGCCAATTCTACTGCGCCGAGGGATGCAGCGCCCGGGTTCTCTGGCTCCGAAAATTCGAAGCACAGGGCCAGAAGCCCGGCGCACCAGCAGCCGGGGCAGAGCAAGCGCCCACGCTCTGGGGGGATGGCAGCTTTCGGAGCGAGCGCCCCGGCTGGGCAGTAATGTGATATGGCCGACCGGGCTGCGCCGAGCGTGCAGCCGGGCGAACTCCTTCGACTTTGCATCCGGGCGCGCTGCGCCGAGGCACCATGTCCGACACCCCAGAGACCTCGACCGAGGTCACCCCGGCCAGCGACTACGTGGCCGAAGAGTCCTTCGATCAGCTGCCGCTCTCCGACTCGCTCCGCAAGGGCATCGCCGAGCGTGGCTACACCCGGCCCACGCCCGTGCAGGCGCGCGCCTTGCGGCCCGCACTGGGCGGCAAGGACCTCATCGTCCGCAGCAAGACCGGCACCGGCAAGACGGCCGCCTTCGGCATCCCCGTGCTCGAGCGCATCGACGTCTCGCGCAAGGAGCCGCAGGCGCTGGCGCTCTGTCCCACGCGCGAGCTGGCCATCCAGGTGGCGGAGGAGGTGGAGAAGCTGGGCGCGTCAAAGGGCGTGCAGGTCTCGGCGATCTACGGCGGCGCGGCGATGGGCAAGCAGGTGGACGAGCTCGCCGCGGGCGCGCAGTTCATCGTGGGCACGCCGGGCCGCGTCTATGACCACATCCGCCGCAAGAACCTGCGCCTGGGCAACTGCAAGATGGCCGTGCTGGATGAGGCCGACGAGATGCTGAACCAGGGCTTCTTCGAAGAGGTGATGCGCATCCTCGAGCAGCTCCCCGGCGATCGGCAGACGCTGCTCTTTTCCGCCACGGTCACGCCCGACATCGAGCGGCTGATCAAGAAGTTCACCAAGAACCCGGAGACCATCCTCCTCTCGGGCGACACGTACACCGTGGAGGGCATCACCAACGTCTTCTACGAGCTGGAGGATGCCTACCCCAAGCCGCGGAACCTGCTCTATCTCCTCGAGAAGGAGCAGCCCGAGAGCGCCATCATCTTCTGCAACACGCGCGACGACACCAGCCTGGTGACCGCGGTGCTCAACCGCAACGGCTTCGACGCGGAGCTGCTCAACGGCGACCTGCCGCAGAAGGAGCGCGAGCGGGTGATGGGCAAGGTGAAGCGGGGCGAGCTGCAGTTCATGGTGGCCACCGACATCGCCGCGCGCGGCATCGACATCAGCGACCTCACCCACGTCATCAACTACTCGCTGCCCGAGGATGCGGCGGTCTACCTGCACCGGGTGGGCCGCACCGGCCGCATCGGGCGCACGGGCACGGCCATCAGCATCGTCTCGGGCGCGGAGCTGTCGACCCGGAGCGTGCTGGAGAAGAAGTACGGCATCAAGTTCGAGATGCGGAAGATGCCCAGCGCGGAAGAGGCCCACAAGCTCTGGACGGACAAGCACGTCAAGGAGATCCGCGACGTGGCCTCGGGCTCGGTGTTCGACGCCATGCTGCCCATGGCTCGCGAGCTCAAGGGCCGCGAGGACGGCGAGCAGATCTTCGCCTTCCTGCTGAAGTACTTCTTCCAGCACCACCGCATGGAGAAGGCGCAGTCGGCAGGGACGACGACGAGCGAGCCGGAGCGTCCGGCGGCGCGCAAGCCCGAGGGCCGGCGCGAGCGCGAGGTGCGGGAGCGCGAGGAGCGCGGGCCGCGTCGGGACCGGGAGCGTCGCGAGCGTCCTCCGCGGCGTCCGGACACGCCGGTGAATGGCGACGCGATCGCCAATCCGCCGCCCGGTCCGGAGTCGCGGAGCGACGAGGCCTCCAGCGAGCCGACCGGCGAGCACGCGGGGCGGCGCGCGAAGCTCTGGGTGAACCTGGGCGCGACCGACGGCCTGGACGCGAACGCGGTGCGGAGCGCGCTCCTCTCGCTCTCCGGCGTAGACAACGCGCAGATCCTGGACATCGACCTCAAGGCCACGCACAGCTACGCGTTCGTGGAGCCGGCGGCGGCGGACGCGCTGATCGCGGCGTCGGGCAAGGAGCGCGAGGGCAAGCCCGTGCGCATCGAGAAGCCTCGGCGGCGGCGGTAGCGCGACCCATGCGTGATTCGTGATCCGGCAGGGATCACGGTTCACGCATCACGAAGCACGTTCGCGCGGCCGTGAAGCGGGAAAACGCGCGCATCTCCAGGCCCCAAGAAGCCCGACCGAAACCTCTGCCATCCGGGCGGGTTTCTGGGGGCTCGCGTGCGGCCTCGGGAGGCGGTTGAATAGGGGGGCCGGCCGGCGCGTCCGTAGCTGCTGAGACGAGGAGTGTCCTCATGGTCCGCTTCCGCTACCTGGTTGTCCTGGGGCTGCTCTGCCTCCCCGCGCTCGCCCAGGCCAAGGGCTTCGGACACGGCTCGAGCTCGAGCGGCCACAGCTCGGGCGGACACGGCTCGAGCAACGTGCACGGCTCGGCGCCCCTGAACGCACCCCGCGGAAATGGCGCCTACTACTACCGCGGCGGCTACTACGCCGGCCGCTACTACTCGCCCGGCTACTACTACGGCTACCAGGGGCCGTACTGGTGGGGCTGGGGCGTGCACCCCTGGGGCTACTACGGCTACGGCTACTACCCGTACTACGGCGGCCCCGCGGTCGTCGACGAGGTGGGCCCCACGCCGCCCACCACGACCTCGGGCATCTTCCTGGGCGGGCTCTTCGCGCGTCAGGGCGCGGGCCTGAACCTCAAGGCGGCCGTCGACGGCCGCGACTGGGGCGTGAACTTCACCATGCTCACGCTGCCCTCCATCAACCCCAACGACGCCACCGACGTGACCGTGATGCCGCTGCTCGCGGGGCACCTCACGTACTCGGTCGTCTCGAATCTCCACGCGCGCGTCCGCGTGGAGGGCGGCATTGCGGGCGTGGGCGCGCCGGGCGTGACGTACATCGGCCCGGACGTTGGCGCCTCGGCGCAGCTCGCCGTGGCCGGACCGCTCGCGATCTACGGCGCGGCGCACTGGATGCCGGTGCCGGCGAGCATCATCGACCTCGACGCCGGCCTGGGCCTCAACTTCGGCGCGCTCGGCGTCCAGGGCGGCTGGCGCTGGGTGCGCCTCGACGACTCCAACAAGTGCACCGACGTCGGCGAGTCCTGCGGCACCGACATCTTCAACGGCCCGCAGATCTCGGTCGGCGTCCTCTTCTAGCGATCGCCGCACGGACACAGGTGATCGCCGCGCGATCGCGCGAGCCGGCACACCACGTGGGTTCGCGCGTTTGCGTCCTGGCACCGCAATTGCTCTCGCGGCCCGCGCCGGCACTTCCGCCGGCAGGGGAGGGCGGCGATGCGGGCGTGGATTCTGGGATTGGTGTGCGTGGTGGGTTGTGGCGCGGAGGGCAGCTACCAGGGCAGCTCGGTGTGGAGCGTGACCCTGGACGGCCAGACGCAGAACACGGAAGAGGTCGACGTGCGGCAGGTCTATCGGGGCTCGCGCACGGATCTGGTGATCGCCAGCGCCGACTGCGATCTGCCCGCCGACGTGAACGCGAGCGGGCTGGTGGTGCAGCCGACCACGTGCGCGGTCTACCGCGACGGCCAGCGGCTGGAGCTCACGTTCTCCGGCACGGGCGCGCTCGACGGCGACCAGCGGCTCTCGCTGAGCTTGTCCGGGCCGATCACCATCAGCGACGTGAGCGGCAGCCATCCCGGCACGTTCACGTACACCTTCGAGGGGGACCGGCTCTAATCCTCGGTGTCGCCTTCGAGCGCGACGTCGGCCTTCATCACCTCGGCCATCACCACGGACGCGTAGCTGCCGCGCGGCAGCGCAAAGGTGATGTGCAGCGCGCCGTCGCGGAGCTCCACGCCGTGCTCGCCGAGCGGGATGCGCAGCGCGCGCCGGGCGCCCTGCGTCAGCTCGCCGCCCTTCTCGAAGAGCGCCTCGTCGACGCCGGCTTCGGCCAGCACCGCGAGCTCGTGCGCGCGCGCATCGTGCTGGGCGGCGAGCATCTTCGGCCCGAACATGGGACCTGCCACCGAGAGCTCGAAGCGATCCAGCCGCGGCTGATCGGCGCCCGGGTCCTCGCAGACGAAGCTCGCGCCGGTGGGCTTTTGCAAGACATCGCCGCGCAGGGACGTCGTCCAGCTCGAGTCGCGCACGCGTCGGGCGAGCAGCGCGTTGAAGAGCTGGCTCTGGAAGGCCGAGAGCGCCAGCCGACGCAGATATCGATCGCGGTCGGC contains the following coding sequences:
- a CDS encoding RNA polymerase factor sigma-32 is translated as MLPPGKERKPRAKKGEKPAPEPIEAEVSTDGEAEPDVEGAEPSPAELAEVEPAEAPLKPAKALAPLRPGGARDALQQYMNEVGRYKLLTREEEHALAVKYRDTGDLEAARTLIASNLRLVVKIAFEYHRTAFNVLDLIQEGNVGLMHAVKKFDPYKNVKLSTYAAWWIRAFILRYVMENWRMVKLGTTQAQRKLFFNLRKERDRLLQQGFDPTPKLLAQRLDVTEQDVTDMERRLGNDEVSLEAPVGDDSRQSQGDRIPETSQAIDEKLGDQELLQRFQQELAAFAKTITDDKERFIFEKRLTSDEPLKLQEIGDHFGVSRERARQIEAKLIGRLKAHVQAKLPDFKELSFERED
- a CDS encoding DEAD/DEAH box helicase codes for the protein MSDTPETSTEVTPASDYVAEESFDQLPLSDSLRKGIAERGYTRPTPVQARALRPALGGKDLIVRSKTGTGKTAAFGIPVLERIDVSRKEPQALALCPTRELAIQVAEEVEKLGASKGVQVSAIYGGAAMGKQVDELAAGAQFIVGTPGRVYDHIRRKNLRLGNCKMAVLDEADEMLNQGFFEEVMRILEQLPGDRQTLLFSATVTPDIERLIKKFTKNPETILLSGDTYTVEGITNVFYELEDAYPKPRNLLYLLEKEQPESAIIFCNTRDDTSLVTAVLNRNGFDAELLNGDLPQKERERVMGKVKRGELQFMVATDIAARGIDISDLTHVINYSLPEDAAVYLHRVGRTGRIGRTGTAISIVSGAELSTRSVLEKKYGIKFEMRKMPSAEEAHKLWTDKHVKEIRDVASGSVFDAMLPMARELKGREDGEQIFAFLLKYFFQHHRMEKAQSAGTTTSEPERPAARKPEGRREREVREREERGPRRDRERRERPPRRPDTPVNGDAIANPPPGPESRSDEASSEPTGEHAGRRAKLWVNLGATDGLDANAVRSALLSLSGVDNAQILDIDLKATHSYAFVEPAAADALIAASGKEREGKPVRIEKPRRRR